The Nonlabens sp. Hel1_33_55 genome contains the following window.
AAAAAATGGTTAACTCTTATAACGCGTCTTTTAGCAATTGCCGCGATTGTCTTTGCTTTTGCACAGCCATTTCTACCAACTGATGACGATGTGAAACTGGATGAAAATCTGGTCATCTATCTAGATAACTCCAACAGCCTACAAGCAAAAGGGGTTGATGGTAGACTTTATCAAACAGCAGTAAATGATCTAATTGAAAAGCTTCCTTCACAACTTAAGTTTTCTTTATTTACGAATAGTCAGTCGTTTCAAAATGTGACAAAGCAAGAGGTAGCAAACGAGTTAGTAGGCGCTTCTTACTCTTCTACTCAACTAAATCCAGATCAAGTAGTATTGAAAGCAAAGTCTTTTGCGACTCAAAATAACAATAGCCTTTCGTTTCTCTGGATATCAGACTTTCAGAAGCATGGATCTACACCTTTCACTACACCTGATGAATCATGGAATACTCGTTACGTGCAGCTTAGTCCTGTTGAATATAAAAATATAAGTATCGATAGCGCTTTCGTTTCTATTGCAGATAATAACAATTACAATATTCAATTATCACTGTCTTCAAATTTTGAAGAAGAGCAACAAGTAACAGTAAGTTTTTTTAATGAAGATTTACTTTTAGCAAAAACCTCAGCTTTAGTTTCCAATAAAACAGGTGAAGCCAGTTTTGCAATCACTGATCTCAATTCTTTCAAAGGATCCCTGCAGATAGAAGATGATGGTTTGCAATTTGACAATCGACTATATATTTCTAATAACGCTCGAGAAAAAATCAAGGTATTGCATATCAATAATACCGAGACAGATTTTCTAAAAAGAATTTACACAGCTGACGAGTTTGATTACACTATCGCTACGCCAACTAATGTAAATTACAATAGTATCAAGGATCAACAAGTGGTAGTAATTAATGAGCTAAGTGCGGTGACTAGTGCGTTAGCTACTGAACTGAATAAGTTTACATCGGCTGGGAATACTCTTATCGTTATACCGACTATTAATGGAACAGGATACGAATCATTGAACGGTCTAAACAGATTGAACACAACTACAAATGAAAAGCGAATTACTGGAATCAACTTTGATCATCCAATACTGCAAAATGTTTTTAGCAAACGTGTTACCAATTTTCAATACCCAAAAGTCAATAGTACTACATCAAATAATAACGGTGGAAATCCCGTTTTATCCTACGATGACGGCAATGCGTTTCTATCTGAATTGAACAACACCTTTGTATTCACCGCACCGCTCAACGAAGAGAATTCAAACTTCCAGAATTCACCACTAGTGGTACCTGTGTTTTATAAAATTGGCCTGAGAAATACTAGCGCTGGCACATTATATTACCCGATATCTGAACGCAATGACATTAGCTTTCAAGTGAATTTAGAACAAGATCAAATTCTGGAACTGCAAATGGAAGAAGAGCGTATTATTCCTGAACAACGTGCCTATAATTCATTTGCAACAATTACTACAGGCAATGAGATAAATCGCGCGGGAAATTATCGTGTTATATTAGAGAACCAGCCTATAGCTTCCGTTTCATTCAATTCTTATCGAGCAGAAAATCTTGATAGTTATTATTCAAATGAAGAAATAGGTGCAACAGTATTGAGTGAAGTAGGTGAATTTGTCCAAGAGTTGGAAAGTGAAAATAACAAGATTGAGCTATGGAAAATATTTATCATGGCCGCTTTGCTTTTTCTCATCTGTGAATTATTGATTTTAAAATTTCTGAAATGATACTCATAAAAAATGCTCACATCCATCAACCAGATGGCGACTATCACGATAAGAAGATGGACATTCTTATCGAGAACAGAATCATTGAAAGAATAGAGCCATCCATCGATCTAGATGTCGATCTAGTCATTGAACATAAGGATCTAAATGTCTCCGTTGGTTGGTTTGATAGCAGTGTGAGTTTTGGAGAGCCCGGTTTTGAGGAACGTCAAACCATGAAAAATGGAATGGATGTAGCGGCAAGCAGCGGTTTTACCAACATTATGCTCAACCCAAACAACAAACCAAACCCACAAGATGCCTCTGGTGTCAACTACCTAAAGTCCATAAGCGCAGGTCATGCAACAACATTACATCCTGTTGGGAATTTTAGCATAGATCAAAAAGGAGATCATCTTGCAGAACTGTTTGATATGCACAATGCAGGTGCAGTATCCTTTTATGATTTCAAAAATTCTTTAGAAAATGCAAACTTGCTAAAGGTAGGTTTGCAATATGTCAAACCTTTTGATGGAGTCATTCAATCGTTTCCTCAGGATGCTCAAATCGCCGGAAAAGGAATGGTTAATGAAGATGTTGCTGGCACACAATTAGGCCTGAAAACAATCCCAAAATTCGCTGAAGAACTGCGCGTTTCAAGAGACATTGAAATAGCAAGATATACTGGAGCAGACTTACATATTCCCACAATAACTACAGGCGCGTCACTTGAACTTATTAAAAAAGCCAAAAAAGATGGACTTAAGATTACCTGTAGCGTATCTGTTCATCATCTATTACAAAATAGCGAGGCACTAATTGAATACGACACAAATTTCAAAGTTCAGCCTCCATTGAGAGATCCAGCTGAAAATAAAAATTTGATCAAACATATAAAATCAGGAACAGTAGATATGATCACTTCAGATCATACGCCTCTTGCCATAGAGTCCAAGGAAGTTGAATTCGATCAGGCAGATTATGGGACGATAGGTCTAGAAAGTGTTTATGGAGCGCTTAGTCAAAAGATTGACCAAGCAACTTTAATAAAACTACTAACCGCAGGTTACGAGGTTTTTTTAAAAGATTCTCCCAAAATAGAAGTTGGAGCTGTTGCTAATCTTACTTTCTTCACAACAGAAGTAAATTATACACAGGAAAGAAAACAACTAAAGAGTACCTCTAAAAACAGTCTTTTTATAGGAATGAAAATGAAAGGAAAAGCTCTTGGAATTTATAACAATGGAAAACTAATCTGGAATGAATAACGACCCACAAGGTAAGTCACTAGCGCTTTTTGCGTATGCAAGTGCCATCCTTCTATATTTTCACCT
Protein-coding sequences here:
- a CDS encoding BatA domain-containing protein, producing the protein MLFKNPNLLYGLLFLTIPIIVHLFQLRKFKKVPFTNVAFLKPLITQTRKSRTLKKWLTLITRLLAIAAIVFAFAQPFLPTDDDVKLDENLVIYLDNSNSLQAKGVDGRLYQTAVNDLIEKLPSQLKFSLFTNSQSFQNVTKQEVANELVGASYSSTQLNPDQVVLKAKSFATQNNNSLSFLWISDFQKHGSTPFTTPDESWNTRYVQLSPVEYKNISIDSAFVSIADNNNYNIQLSLSSNFEEEQQVTVSFFNEDLLLAKTSALVSNKTGEASFAITDLNSFKGSLQIEDDGLQFDNRLYISNNAREKIKVLHINNTETDFLKRIYTADEFDYTIATPTNVNYNSIKDQQVVVINELSAVTSALATELNKFTSAGNTLIVIPTINGTGYESLNGLNRLNTTTNEKRITGINFDHPILQNVFSKRVTNFQYPKVNSTTSNNNGGNPVLSYDDGNAFLSELNNTFVFTAPLNEENSNFQNSPLVVPVFYKIGLRNTSAGTLYYPISERNDISFQVNLEQDQILELQMEEERIIPEQRAYNSFATITTGNEINRAGNYRVILENQPIASVSFNSYRAENLDSYYSNEEIGATVLSEVGEFVQELESENNKIELWKIFIMAALLFLICELLILKFLK
- a CDS encoding dihydroorotase, with translation MILIKNAHIHQPDGDYHDKKMDILIENRIIERIEPSIDLDVDLVIEHKDLNVSVGWFDSSVSFGEPGFEERQTMKNGMDVAASSGFTNIMLNPNNKPNPQDASGVNYLKSISAGHATTLHPVGNFSIDQKGDHLAELFDMHNAGAVSFYDFKNSLENANLLKVGLQYVKPFDGVIQSFPQDAQIAGKGMVNEDVAGTQLGLKTIPKFAEELRVSRDIEIARYTGADLHIPTITTGASLELIKKAKKDGLKITCSVSVHHLLQNSEALIEYDTNFKVQPPLRDPAENKNLIKHIKSGTVDMITSDHTPLAIESKEVEFDQADYGTIGLESVYGALSQKIDQATLIKLLTAGYEVFLKDSPKIEVGAVANLTFFTTEVNYTQERKQLKSTSKNSLFIGMKMKGKALGIYNNGKLIWNE